The sequence AAGACCAGAAACAAGAAGAAGTATTAAGAGGACCTTCGTATCGACGAACCATACATCAGGTTACATTTATATATTCACTATTTTCTATAAACAAAGTCCATTTCTTCAAAttcataaaaccatttttttggtaaggcggaatcctcatggacacccactccctcgggagaggcaatgggtagtgtcagacatTTACTTactaaatctgaaccgccgtgctacgtcatccgcgtttttgtgtcggtgtatggcaatgcctTGCAATCTTTCATACGAAATTCATAAAacctacttttattataaacacgacagtttgtatgtatggatgtttgttcctctctcacgcaaaaaccactgaacggatttagtcGAAATCTGATAGACAGGTAGTTTTTAACCAGAATTaacaaataggatagtttttatcacgaTGTTATGTTCACGTTATACGATTTTCGATTTGTGGCGACGGGCCCACGGACAATAACTAGTATTTTCATAAACTTCTGATTTGATAAAGCATTTACGAAATAAGCTTTGGccaacaaaattttcaaaagctGAGGATTCTCTACTTTCCAATTAAATATTGCAGGATATTTTCCATCGTTTATATGCATTTTCTCCTAAAATAGAAGCCCAACAGTGATCCCGACAAAGGGTCATTGTACGATCTTAAGGAAGACACATTGGAAGTCGGAATAGGCCAAGGTTCTCTCTACAGCGAAGGAAATGATAACATTGATGATTTTGAACCCTTAGTAAGTCATACTTATAATGTCACTTCAATTTGTTTAACTATTAATAGTTTCACGTCGAAATTCAGTGGAATCCTAAATAATGatgattatataaataattgattaaacgGTGGGGGAGTAATAAAAAGGAACTTGATAGAGgtttgaataaattttgatttgaattattatctatacaaaaagcggaggtctatgtccagcagtggactttgATATACAGAATAAGGTGATATCAAGTGcattgtttcggaaggcacgttaaattatgggtcccggctgtttttATCGGaggctgaccccaacatagttggaaaaaggcaaggatgatgatgattgagaTGAACGTGGCTATTGCcttaaaataatgacatttttgGATTTCATGAAAAAGCTTTCCAAATAACTACCTGTTTTCTGTCATCTTAACCGATAATCTCCAATACACTTCATAGAacgaaaaaataaacgaattatcttaaaatacatatacatttttaataaagagtGAGGAAATAAAGCAAGATTACAGAAGAGGACTTGACGATACCCCAGAATACAGAGCTTTTGAAGAATATGAAGAAAGAAGAGAACCAGAAGGGAAAGTCGTGCAAGAGAACAAAGCAGAAGTAAGCAGACTCAGTAGTAAAACTAAATCGAAGTATGAAGCCAGTGTTGAGCAAGAAAAGgttgcttttttattaaatcgtgGACCATTGCCTAGTAACTATCTCCtgacatttttatagtaactatcgtgagaacaatacatattaaatgCAACGGTTTCGACATTCGTATTTAACGGGATTGTCCGATCAGTTTCGGGCCcaacgcagcgagatgcgcggccggtGTCGTCAGTTCGACTTGCGATTCTGCCGCGTcaagattaaggactccggttaggtccgaaactagtcggccaatCCCaataaactgttgcatcatttaatatctCATGATATCTTCTTTAATTTAGTAAGACTTAAGGTTTATTTgcgtcttttttaaattattgatataaGGAAGCTTAAATTGACTtccttttgatttttgattcaattttatcattattttttgtttcggCCAGATTGGCTTTTTCTTAACTGTTAATTATAATCATCAGCAAAAGTcataaaatttagaaacaaaattttGCCTAAAGCGTCAGAGAATAAAGCAAGATAACACCAGAAGACTTAACGGCAACCTAAAATACAGAGCTATGAAAGAATCTCAGGAAAGAAGAAGACCAGAGAATGACGCAGAAGTAAGCAAACGGCGAAGAAAAACTAAATCGCAGTATGAAGCCAGTGTTGAGCACAAAGAggttgttttctttattaaatctttaatcCATTGTCAAATAACTATCtgctaatatatttttctttgatttccTAAGAGGTTTACTTTACTTGTATTCTTAAAGTATTTGTATAACTTCCTTTTAAAGCAAGACTGCTCTTTGACTTTgcattttgatgatattttcttGTTGTGTCGAAATTCTTATAGGTATTTCATATCTATTCTATTTCTAGTCGTTTTCTTATTTAAGTAAGATCATTTAATACTCAATTTGAGACTGTAAATCAGTTTTCAATGTAGCTactatttttttccaaaacagCCTGTAATCGCAGAAATcctttttttagtaaaaatgacaaaaattttCGATATCGGTTTCGCCGTTGCTTTCACATACACAATGTATATGTATTGAAGGCaattaataaactataataatttataactgacTTCGATATTTTCTCTTGATCAAACACCATTAGCACCTAACCGCTGTTCCTAAATAAGATTTCCTTAGTCCGCCGTACTTAATGGCCCAACCTCGCCGAAATGAATCCgggatattattttttctattcacCATAAGACCGGTGATTGATTATGGTCTTTATTGTACCGTGGACAGAAACAGGTGTGTTTGCTTATCACCCTGTAGCTAAACGTTACACCGTTGGCGGCCGCTCGTGATTAATTTGTTGCTATTTTCGTTgctttgtttgatattttgtgGTATGGTTTAGAAGAATTTGGGAGAGGTCTAGATTGGGAAAATTTTTTAGTTGTATACGAGTATCGTTAAtgagtaaaattaatttgttgaaatcaaattaatgttGATCGTACAGAATGTCAGTTTTGAGTTGTCTTTAAGTCTAATGCTATTTTTGACACTAAAGTGCGAAGtatcaaacattttagaaagCCTAAGATACCGATGTGGGAGTAAGCAAAAATCGCTCAAGCGTaagtcggactcgcaacactGATGGTTCCGTACACATGAGAGCCACAAATAGTCACAATCAAAGTCACTATTACCCTTAATGAATAAGGTTAATActgattttctttgttttattggaCAGCCAGTTGAGAAACCAGCAGATAATATAATGGTGAGAGAAAATTTCCCATTTCTTAATACTCTTTAAACTCTTTTACGAGTATAACAGGGTTTTTATGCAAAAGCGTAACCAACACCcagaaaaaaactatattttttaactcaaaAGGTCGCAAACAAGTAATCAAATTAAAGTTGTACTTAAAGAAATTGCACccagaaaaaaaacagatgatCGTGCtcaacatacaaatatttgacctgggtgggaatcgaacccacgatatCCGGCATAGCAGTCAAGTCCACTAACCACTGGACCAACAGGCTATTTGTTTTCCAGGAACAGTCGGTTCCACCGCTGTATAAAGCAGACCCTGTAAATGAAAAGCAACAGGCTTATCGGAAACCAGACCGTCCACTTCAGGTATAAACTCTTCAAGTGATACTGATTTAGAAGGTTAAGTTTCTTCTcttctctttctttttaaaaaacgactccctctctgaggaatttaatacttgtgacGCAGGAGtcttataaacattcaagtcacaggcacaaagacacccagactcagaacaagcattcgtggatcacacaaatgctagtcctaTGCAGCGATAGAGCCCACGTCACGTGCCAGtcggtgggtttggcgtggtaatctcaaccactcggctttgGCCTTTGCCTTTGagctgactgctataccagaggtcgagGGTTCGATTACTAactaggacaaatgtttttgtaatgagcacgatcatttgttctgtgtctgggtgtaatttatcaaaaaatatgtatgtatttaaaaatatataagtatgatTGTCAGGTGTCTAGTCTCATAATACAACCTTCgctttgtttgagactagatggcgttgtgtgaaagttgtggaatattattattatatcagggtttttgttaactttcataggattcattattatttgatcacgcgtatttattggtaCACGGCGGCAGAGGTTGTGATACACGAATCGCACGCCTACCACCGCGTCAGATGATTAAGTACTCCGGTTGGATTcgcaactagtcgggcaatcccgattaaTAAGCGCGGGAAATTCTCAAGCTACATTGGACTTGACTTCCAGAGTCTCTGGGATTATCGCATTTCATGTGCGACTGTATTTTAGCACAACTTATTTGAATAGGTAACTTGTAATCCCATTTAAAGACTGATTATCGAAATTGCAATGATCTAAAGACTTACAGAGATCGATATATTGAAGTAGAGACAAACATCACATGTAATACAGAGGTCTCAATATGTTTACCAAATGGTCGATCCAAAGACCATCCGCGCCGAGCATGACAGAACGTTACACGcgtcatatatttatttatataactatcattatttatttattattacagcaACGTTTCAAGACACAGAGTCGCTATGGTAAACAAGAACAGGTAAATATGGAaagaaaaataggaaaaaatattccatGGCTGATTATGTAGTTCAAAATGTAGTTGAgatataatagggatgacgtcTGCATATaaaagtgatatatttttagtccgtcagataaataaatgaaatatattagccgtatttttgcctttacttgaacaaaaataaactgttttaaaatttaaaagcttgtgacgtaacagcTTTTTACACAGAAATGACGTCACGCATAAGGTCCATTCGCTGTAATTTGAGAAATGTATGATTGcacaataaaagcaaaaaaatacgaaactattaatattcattagtCAGAGATAAAAAAAGTCTTCATCCCTATTaggtattgttaaaaaaataactagaatAAAATTAGCTACAGATTTGAGGAACAGACGAAAAGATAATCCAATTCACATAAGCTTGCAGGCACTCGCAAGAAACCAAATCTCAATTCTCGAACCCAAGTGGATTTCCTATAACAGCATACGATTGCACACGATGTTTTACACCCaatgtgaatttattaaatgtattccAGACaaatttttaaaggaaattagaTGAAAATCTTATCATTGTAAAGTAGACCTAAGTTCTAGAAACATTAGTTCTAAAATCCAAGAATAGATTTTTGAATTAAGAGACTTTTTAGTTATTGATCGTAATCATAGCAGAAGTATAGAAATTGGTTTCTTCTTAATGCTTAGACAAAGTTTTGACTATcacattatacatataaatacacaGTAAAAGCTACAATCTAGAACTaacaaaaatctttactttgtagttttatgcttaaataatgcaacggtttacttacgcatATTTATCGAGATTATCCGaatagtttcagacccaaccggagtccttaatcatgagcctcACCTTGGTAGCGTATgcgtaaaccgttgcattatttaaggCCCCGAAAACTTGGGTATAATTAAACCTTATCATGTTCTTTGTCATCAAATTTCAGACACCAGACTACGCGCATTATGACGTGAAAGATCGTGACTCCAGCAAGGACTACCATCACGTGAGATTTAATATCTTTTGTTTATCCTTAAATTTATGACAGCTCTTACCACTGAACTCGTCAGTTTGAGACCACTGGTAGACACGGGCCTCTCTTCCTTTGCTTTCCTTAACATAATTTGTTGAACCTAATTTTTTGCCACCGTCAATTAGTCTACTCTTCTATCGCAGCCCACTGTTGGGAATGGGCGTCCGTCCTTTGCTTTCCACATCCAATCTGACAATTATGCAAACAGTCGAAATTAGCGTTATTATACGACACTTCGGAAAAAAGTTAATAGAATACATATCTTTGACAACATTTAGTATCTTAATCTGGATAAAGGCTAGACCGACTTGGTAGTTATCTCATAAAGATAaagatacatttatttgtaagaatatggtAATTGAGATGCTAGATAATATTCTGCCGTTTCCGGCGCACAATATATACGGAAGTGTTCATGGTATACGAGTGGATCTGCAACATCTTAATGGATCTTACATCTTTAAATGGTTTAAACACATTTTCTTCACaactttttaactaaaaataaactaagtttCAGAGGCTAATGTATAAATATACACACAAGAAAATACTTCGTTCGTTCCCTGTACAGAAGTACGTTGCCGGTGTTATatacattttgtaacatttccTTAGTTTGCCGGAAGTTGGTACGGTTGCAGTCTTATGATTCCTTTATGTGTAGCAAGTATGGCGAGCGCCATAGCACCTTTAGTGCGAGTTTTCGAATGATATTTGTTGAGTACTTTGTAAAAGAACCTTTATGTGAATAGCCAGAAAGGAGTTTTGTCgttaaatgttttaaagaacATTAAATTGTAAGTCAAAAAGGTGTGGGTAAAGATGCtcaatattttcaattcgtCTCTTTTAGTACTACCTCAGAATTTTGGACATTATGAACACCCCtttgtttatgttataaaaatttcatcatgCTTTTCTCAGTAGTTTTTAACTGACGTCAATTTTGTCGTTTTGctgttaacaaacaaaattattaaactttctttattttaaatatcccACAATTTCAATGCCCCACAGCTGGGCATGCTTATTCCTATTTCATAGTATATTTAATGCGCAACAGCGGTCACAACGTGAACAGTAATCGGAtgcaaaatcataataaaatctaCGAGAAAACTTCCGCGAAGACGAGCTACGAATCAATTATGTCCAATTATCGCTTCTAGTTTTCCTGGAACGTTTACAAGTTCCCAATAACGTGATCCTTCCATAATTCCACAATTTCGTTTAATATAAGCCCATGTTATCCCACAGCTGGGAGCAGACCTCAAtctgttttttctatttttcccTTTTCAAGGAGGAACAATTATCAGCAAGAATTTTAAAATCTGgttaagaaattgtttttaccaatttttattagcttcaccttTATTTTCTGAAACTATTCCCGGTTTAAggatttaatccttatgtcgcgggggtttctACATGCACAAGACTAAGAACAAGGTATTcctggatcgcacaaatgcttgacctCAAACTCTCGACTATCCagctaaaaatgtttatatacattttaaactttcttcCTTTCTCCACAGGGTGACAACTACGCTTTCTCCTACACGGTGAAAGACCGAAAGACAGGGGACGACTTCTCCCATTCTCAACAGAGTACAGGATCAGCTACCAACGGCGAGTACAGAGTTCGACTCCCCGACGGCCGCATGCAGATCGTCTCGTACACCGCCGACGAAAATGGCTACAAGGCTGATGTCAGATACGATGGACATCACGATAACAGCATAGACGCACCTGAAACTAGCAGGGAACGGTTCCAGAGCAAACATCCAAGCGGCGATACTCGCATACGCTACAATGACGCTGACATACATAGCCACGAATTCCCAACAAATCAAGAATATCCAATCAACGACAGAACTTACACCAATTACGAATTGAAACGACCGACAATCGTCGAGCACAAAGGCCACAACTCCAACCAAGTGTCTGTAAACGATTTCTCTGAAAACAATGACTACATCGACCCCAGTAACGAAGGACCCAATGAAGCGAAATCTGGAGGTCTGACAGAGCATAACAACGAATACCTAGAACATTACATCGAAAGAAATGCTCTAAGCAACGAGAAAATAGACAGGGCACACGATACTGACTATTTCCACTATGCCGAAGAAATACCTTTTTCAAAAGAAATCAAAGATTATTCGTCAGAATCGAATGTGGGCTACCAACCGCACAAGAGCAAGTTTTCTGTATATGACGACGATAAAAGCTCTAAATCTTCAGTTAAGCCATCTTATGAAGAACTTAAACGgctttttgttacaaattatagACGCAGAGTTCCCGATTTAACGTCTTTCGTGTCGACTTTGAAGCCGAATTATGAGACGACGACGGAAAAAGTTGTTGTAATTAGTCCGAAAAAGTCTAATTTGTATACTAATATTAGGGATATAGTGTCCGTCACCCCGGCCCCCTTGCCCTATTCGACTCCTAGTTCATACTTAGTTTCTACTATCGCgaatttaaaaagcaaagtCAATTTAATAAGTAGGCCCACACTGTCGAATCAATTCATcgaaaaaattaataaatacttgacTTATAAATAGATGTATACTTAGtctaaaattgtaaataaattatttttgtaaattaaatttaagtcattatgattttttttgtttgcctcttaatttatattgtttttttttccatcccatatatatgtaggtacatgaTTCCTAAACAAGACATTGTCAAAAAAAACAGTATGGAGAACAAACCTTTAATTTCAAATCATCCAATGTTTGACCTGAACCAAAtccaaattacttaatttttgtCATCACACAAATTAACCTTCCCTAattccatttaaattaatacattagcaaacttaaaacctctttaaggCGAAGGGAAAACAGAATTAATTAGGCTAATGACCAACATCGGGGAGGAGGCAGTTCAATGGGAGGATGTTTAGCTGTCAGGCCAGTCTAAGTTGTACTGCAATATGCCTAATAACGGAAATATTTCGGCAGATGGTAGTTACAGGCATATAGAATGAGCAACTAAGAGTGAATCTTGctttaaaaatcttgtattataATAAGAGATAGATGTGACACATAGAGATGTGTCTTCAcatctttactaatattataatgctgaagagtttgtttgtttgaacgcgctcatATCAGAAACTACTTGTctgatatgaaaaaatattttactgttagaTATCCTATTTATTGTGGAACACATACCTTCATACTCGTGTATACCAATCAATCATAGCAAAGAAGTAatgaggtaaataaaaaatgggaaATAGTGCCACGAATGTTTGGTCTGAGTCTGGGACGcaaggattaaagtccttactgcgggagtcatttaaaaaaaacagaaagcaAGATTTGAAAGATGGCTGCTCTTCAGTACTGTATGTCCATCAACAAAATTACCTCAAGGCTACGTTTCTGGGTTCAACTTAGATAACTGTTGAGTTAACGATGTTACGGTAATTTCGACTTATATTCCAGTGTTCGAGTTACAAAGTTACTTACTGTTTACAGAATAAGGATGAAGTTACGCGATCATAATAATTACGTACTCTCCTTAGTTCAGCTTATTTCGTCCAAAGAGGTTTTAGTTTACTTCGAGAAGTTTTTAGTGTTAAAAGAAATGAGATTGGGAAGTTAGGTTGAGGGTTGAGGCTGCAGTTTGGTTGGGTGAGATTTTTTTTCGGTGTAGCTAATACATCGTTTGGTGGAATACAGCGAATAATATGAGTagcaaatatgtatgtatgtatgtatgatttGTCGCCCATGTTGCGCAAAAGGCAGAAATGAGAACAATGTCAAATATTcaatacttacatttattataatacaaacaaaTCAGGGTTATATAATAGCAATCTTTCAAGAGCGAGTCCTACTCAGGGCACTGAAGATTCtatacaaataggctgaagaaaaactaattttcaaaTGGATACGGTCACCTATTAGAGGTATCACTTTGGCAACTGTAGCTTCAAatcaatttagattttaatgaaCCGTTGTCACAGCGGTAGCAGCGATTTACCGAGCCATCTGaaaaacggaggaactcgttatgacatggttacccatctacggaccgaccgtatcaatatatagcatagcttaacctgtgatcgagtTGTTCAGTCTTtatttagccacgagcttcctTTATCAAACTACACACACACCCATATTCTCAATCTCATAAACATATGTAGTACAAGAATTACATACAAAACGTGATCTCACATCAGACAATACAACTCAAAGTGGAACTTCCTCATTCCGGCCAACCTCTTGAATTTAAAGCAGGAGTTCTGCTAGCCTAGCAAGGAACAAGCTTCGACGTAAGAGTAACAAGTATATGAGGAGATAAGGCGGTGCTGCGGTCCATACCTAGTCGATTATTGACAACGATTCTTGGAGGGATGTGGTGAGGTTATATCGATAAAAAGGGAATTATCGTATTGTAATTgtgaaaatatgttattttaggATGAAATAATGAAGCTACCTTTATTGAATGCTCTTTTTCTCTCGATTGCTTTTACGTACTTTGATTTAACTAATTATAGTATTTTCTACTACAATTGGAAATTCGTTTTAATGTGTATTACACCGATCTCCCCAAACGGCTGGAGCAGATTGAATGAATTTTGCTTCATGCGTTTGGATGCCGCCCTGAATACTTTCGATCCACAAATCAGGGTGCCTGAACGAATTTTCAGCATCAACTAGATATGAAATGagttaaaaaattacaaaaaaaatattttcttataaaatacatGAACCACCTACACTCGACGTTTATTATCGACACAAATAATAACACACAACACTTCCACATAAAAAACACGATCTAACACAATCTTAACCTAAAATCTTACGAAGTCACGTACCGTTATCGATAAAATTATCGATGATTGGCTCATCACTAGGCCAAGTGCATGGCTCGTTCGGCTGAGTCGGGGTTGGCAGTGAGCCAGGGATGCGCTGAGGCTAGCTAGCTACCTTACTTGGTAACATcgaggaaaaaaaagaaataattattaagagaACGATTCTTGGTAGCCTTTATAGGAAATTCTGTGATGTGATAATTGTGGTTGGATAATTGACTTGTTTGTCTGTGCAGTACCAGTTATGTTGCGACTTTAGGTTCCCTTTGCAGAAAAcataaactttacaaaacaatttggTTCTTGATGAAAGGCTTAGGAAGCGGTGGTGGCAGGActatctactaaataaatataactttacttaataataacTGCAACAGAGGGACACATTTATTAGAATATCATATGTAGACTCATTCGTGAACTTTTACTCTTAAGCACAGAAAACGTACGCAATCAATACCACTAGGCCTTGACATCGTACAAATTAATATCccagttttttaattttacagcaATATGAAACCCAAGTAacgaataatatttgtaatatacaAATGcatattagatatattatgtacacgCCAAATATACAAGCAACAAATAGTCCTCAAGTCACTACAAACCGATCACTTAAAAAACCGTTCAGCACCTTCGTAATCGGCTGAATTGATGATGATTGATTGTGGCAAGCGATTACCCTGACTATGTACCACTATACCTACAACTAAGACAAGTGATCTTGAGGGAAAGAGATGCTACGGCCCGTAtcgcgctgtctcgcttttataACAACGTTAGTGTTTATTTGTTAGTTGGTGGTAGGCTTGATGTAAATACTTACCGGTGTAGGTTAAGCTGAGGGCGAAGATTAAGACCGATGGTCTGATGCAAAGCGAATGCCACAATGGGAGGCTTAGTAGACCATTTAGTACAGATGAActtcaattttgaatttgaatttgttggCTGTTTTTATAATGGTACTATTTAGTTGCGATTTAGGAGGTTTTGGGTGATTAGCAGGTATGTCagaaaggtaaataaaatagcCTGTCAAGTGCGAGGCGCGCTTGCCACGTTTATAGCGCCGTACAAATAGactgggtgacaaataaattatgacCATAAAAAACTGTTGTTTAAACTCctattattactatattttttatactcttacaattttttgttacagcagcaacaaaaatactacATCTGTCAAAATTTGAATTATCTAGCtttcatgagattcagcctggtgacagacacaCTGTGTGGTACCTCAGTATTATTGTTTCTATTACACCGTTAGGGAAAGaaactcttttttaattttcaatcttttttgcttttattttattttattgtaagtataaactttatgcaggtatatgttatttgtagtttctcaaactggcgatttgagtaagattttttttctcctttCTCAGATCGATcgggtactttcttcaaaaggccagtccgaagaaataccgtgcattggtttatgcatatctattcgcattgaaattgtctggacttcaaaagagactgtgaccccttgagtttgtttcgacatttatTCTCAGGacagtcagataggaaatgtcgactccagcgttctcaaaaaaataagacatgaaaaagtgatgatatatcgtacttacagaataaattatttcatttcatttcatttctaatTAAACTCCATAAAACCAAAACACCTGTGCTTCTCTTTTtgagaacaaaaaacaaaataggtaatttAGGAAACAAAAAACAGAACAATCATTAGCATTCTAACCATCAGAAGCTTGACTggactaaaatataaaacaaacacttatTGTAACAACGAAACGAAATGCCGCCGATCCAGTTCATTCCTTAAATGGGGAgaacaataacaattacatCGTAGCCAATGTAGAGGAAGATCAGAAGGACGAAAGACAAGTTTTGTGAATTTTCGTGTCTAATTCAACACAAGTACCTACAATGGCTACCCAGCTAGGATCGCGCAGAGCATACGCAAGCGCTTGCCAGCGACTCTGGCTTAAGCAGGGGCCGGGGTATCTTACTGTTGTGACATATcaccacgccgtgccctcgacatgggttgaagtcattagcgtttcacatTTTTTCGTTAAACTACTCCTTCAATAAGGAACATAACCCTTGggggtaacaaacatacaaatcacttgCACgacaacacccagactcagaacaagtattcgtggatcgaatccgcgacacgacgcgcatagtgggttttgcgtggtgacctcaaccactcggctatccgtgtagtcttaatttttttacgttaGCTATTTTCGAGACCGTCTTGGCTAAAGGAGTAGACATCAATAAATTAGAGAGCAAAATACTATTGTTCTGAATATGTTTATTGGGAAAGTTATTGCACCTGCCCTATTAAACAGTTGGACAGCTGGTgtctaaaatttattgttatctaCACGAGACTGTTAGATTctatattgaagaaaaaatattgtatcgaatcataacatattttgtaaaagttacA is a genomic window of Trichoplusia ni isolate ovarian cell line Hi5 chromosome 24, tn1, whole genome shotgun sequence containing:
- the LOC113505168 gene encoding uncharacterized protein LOC113505168 isoform X1 translates to MFVLLLLLLPEVRADVPTPSSLLNPRNFNHHPFEAVKFVKSRPSKNGPILFPNDAPPPPPTPLIVTSRPLIESIARSELNPNNTQTAQSQLNHVSYVPQYLRRVSNYKPYAYLSSTPVYPFVSTPAPFPDTKRFQGVRDDHFYTDYEEQSVPPLYKADPVNEKQQAYRKPDRPLQQRFKTQSRYGKQEQTPDYAHYDVKDRDSSKDYHHGDNYAFSYTVKDRKTGDDFSHSQQSTGSATNGEYRVRLPDGRMQIVSYTADENGYKADVRYDGHHDNSIDAPETSRERFQSKHPSGDTRIRYNDADIHSHEFPTNQEYPINDRTYTNYELKRPTIVEHKGHNSNQVSVNDFSENNDYIDPSNEGPNEAKSGGLTEHNNEYLEHYIERNALSNEKIDRAHDTDYFHYAEEIPFSKEIKDYSSESNVGYQPHKSKFSVYDDDKSSKSSVKPSYEELKRLFVTNYRRRVPDLTSFVSTLKPNYETTTEKVVVISPKKSNLYTNIRDIVSVTPAPLPYSTPSSYLVSTIANLKSKVNLISRPTLSNQFIEKINKYLTYK
- the LOC113505168 gene encoding uncharacterized protein LOC113505168 isoform X2: MFVLLLLLLPEVRADVPTPSSLLNPRNFNHHPFEAVKFVKSRPSKNGPILFPNDAPPPPPTPLIVTSRPLIESIARSELNPNNTQTAQSQLNHVSYVPQYLRRVSNYKPYAYLSSTPVYPFVSTPAPFPDTKRFQGVRDDHFYTDYEQRFKTQSRYGKQEQTPDYAHYDVKDRDSSKDYHHGDNYAFSYTVKDRKTGDDFSHSQQSTGSATNGEYRVRLPDGRMQIVSYTADENGYKADVRYDGHHDNSIDAPETSRERFQSKHPSGDTRIRYNDADIHSHEFPTNQEYPINDRTYTNYELKRPTIVEHKGHNSNQVSVNDFSENNDYIDPSNEGPNEAKSGGLTEHNNEYLEHYIERNALSNEKIDRAHDTDYFHYAEEIPFSKEIKDYSSESNVGYQPHKSKFSVYDDDKSSKSSVKPSYEELKRLFVTNYRRRVPDLTSFVSTLKPNYETTTEKVVVISPKKSNLYTNIRDIVSVTPAPLPYSTPSSYLVSTIANLKSKVNLISRPTLSNQFIEKINKYLTYK
- the LOC113505168 gene encoding uncharacterized protein LOC113505168 isoform X3; translation: MFVLLLLLLPEVRADVPTPSSLLNPRNFNHHPFEAVKFVKSRPSKNGPILFPNDAPPPPPTPLIVTSRPLIESIARSELNPNNTQTAQSQLNHVSYVPQYLRRVSNYKPYAYLSSTPVYPFVSTPAPFPDTKRFQGVRDDHFYTDYETPDYAHYDVKDRDSSKDYHHGDNYAFSYTVKDRKTGDDFSHSQQSTGSATNGEYRVRLPDGRMQIVSYTADENGYKADVRYDGHHDNSIDAPETSRERFQSKHPSGDTRIRYNDADIHSHEFPTNQEYPINDRTYTNYELKRPTIVEHKGHNSNQVSVNDFSENNDYIDPSNEGPNEAKSGGLTEHNNEYLEHYIERNALSNEKIDRAHDTDYFHYAEEIPFSKEIKDYSSESNVGYQPHKSKFSVYDDDKSSKSSVKPSYEELKRLFVTNYRRRVPDLTSFVSTLKPNYETTTEKVVVISPKKSNLYTNIRDIVSVTPAPLPYSTPSSYLVSTIANLKSKVNLISRPTLSNQFIEKINKYLTYK